A stretch of the Bacillus sp. FJAT-18017 genome encodes the following:
- the spoIIAB gene encoding anti-sigma F factor, whose product MRNEMNLQFRALSQNESFARVTVAAFISQLDPTMDQLTEIKTVVSEAVTNAIIHGYENDPEGIVHIHVAIEGELVDIVIKDTGNGIADIDEARQPLFTTKPDLERSGMGFTIMENFMDEVEVLSEQGNGTEVRLRKNLSRSKMLCN is encoded by the coding sequence ATGAGAAACGAAATGAACCTCCAATTTCGGGCACTAAGCCAAAATGAATCGTTTGCCAGGGTTACGGTTGCTGCATTCATTTCTCAGCTGGATCCGACTATGGACCAGTTAACTGAAATTAAGACCGTGGTGTCGGAGGCCGTCACGAATGCAATTATTCACGGTTATGAGAATGATCCCGAAGGAATTGTCCATATCCACGTGGCGATTGAAGGGGAGCTTGTTGATATTGTCATTAAGGATACAGGAAATGGGATTGCCGATATAGATGAAGCGCGGCAGCCACTGTTTACAACAAAACCAGACCTTGAGCGATCCGGGATGGGCTTTACCATCATGGAAAACTTTATGGATGAGGTCGAGGTCTTGTCCGAGCAAGGTAACGGTACCGAGGTCAGGTTGCGGAAGAATCTATCCCGAAGCAAAATGCTTTGCAATTAA
- the sigF gene encoding RNA polymerase sporulation sigma factor SigF — protein MDVEVKKESAQPFLKDHEVKELIKRSHNGDQDARDLIVEKNMRLVWSVVQRFLNRGYDPDDLFQIGCIGLLKSVDKFDLSYNVKFSTYAVPMIIGEIQRFIRDDGTVKVSRSLKETGNKIRRAKDEMSKTLGRVPTVKELSEYLGLEPEEIVLAQEASRTPASIHETVYENDGDPITLLDQIDDGNDGKWFDKIALKEAISELDEREKLIVYLRYYKDQTQSEVAQRLGISQVQVSRLEKKILQQMKNHMDL, from the coding sequence ATGGATGTGGAGGTCAAAAAAGAGAGTGCGCAGCCGTTTCTAAAGGACCATGAAGTGAAGGAATTGATTAAGAGAAGCCATAACGGGGACCAGGATGCACGGGACCTCATTGTTGAGAAGAATATGAGGCTTGTCTGGTCTGTCGTACAGCGATTTTTAAATCGAGGCTATGACCCGGACGACTTATTTCAAATCGGCTGTATCGGCCTTCTAAAATCAGTCGATAAATTTGACCTTTCGTATAATGTCAAATTTTCAACATACGCAGTACCAATGATCATAGGGGAAATCCAACGATTCATCAGGGATGATGGAACCGTCAAAGTAAGCAGATCCCTGAAGGAAACGGGAAATAAAATCCGGCGGGCAAAGGATGAAATGTCCAAAACACTTGGGCGTGTACCGACAGTAAAGGAATTGTCCGAGTATTTAGGCCTCGAACCCGAGGAAATTGTCCTTGCACAGGAAGCAAGCCGTACGCCTGCATCCATCCATGAAACCGTCTATGAAAATGATGGGGATCCAATAACGCTTCTGGATCAAATTGATGATGGTAATGATGGGAAATGGTTTGATAAAATCGCCCTTAAAGAAGCCATTAGTGAACTGGATGAACGGGAAAAGCTGATTGTCTATCTTCGCTATTATAAGGATCAGACGCAATCAGAGGTCGCCCAGAGGCTTGGTATATCCCAGGTACAGGTTTCACGGCTAGAAAAAAAGATCCTGCAGCAAATGAAAAACCATATGGACCTCTGA
- a CDS encoding stage V sporulation protein AA, producing the protein MEKTVYIRMRNRILVQPNQEIILKDVAQVLAPDGMDQRIKTIPIYKVTSRDSNFIVMDAMKIIRHITNAIPGADVQTVGPAQTLIEVILKKKGLSLPLFILIWFLLFFGSAMAIMNFHDDVSMQSVQEKLYTIITGKESHQPLLFQIPYSIGLGAGMVIFFNHIFKKRINEEPSPLEVEMFNYQQDLDNYVMIHENKESMKRLDDY; encoded by the coding sequence TTGGAAAAAACGGTCTACATCCGAATGAGGAACAGGATATTGGTCCAGCCAAATCAGGAAATTATCTTAAAAGACGTTGCCCAAGTGCTTGCGCCGGATGGGATGGATCAACGGATCAAAACGATTCCAATTTACAAGGTTACCTCCCGTGATAGTAACTTTATCGTCATGGATGCCATGAAAATAATACGCCATATTACGAACGCTATACCTGGCGCAGATGTTCAGACGGTTGGCCCGGCCCAAACACTGATTGAAGTAATTTTAAAGAAAAAAGGGCTCTCCCTTCCCTTATTCATTTTAATCTGGTTTTTGCTTTTTTTCGGTTCAGCCATGGCAATCATGAATTTCCATGATGATGTCAGTATGCAAAGTGTGCAGGAAAAGCTCTATACCATCATTACAGGTAAGGAGTCCCATCAGCCCCTTCTTTTCCAAATACCATATTCAATTGGACTGGGGGCAGGAATGGTCATATTTTTTAACCATATTTTCAAAAAACGAATTAACGAAGAGCCTAGCCCGCTCGAAGTAGAAATGTTCAACTACCAGCAAGACCTTGACAACTATGTCATGATACACGAAAACAAGGAGAGCATGAAGCGCCTTGATGATTATTGA
- a CDS encoding stage V sporulation protein AB: protein MIIEGLAIVFIALSGGLAVGSGFVAFLTVLGIVPRLAQISKTVDKVVWYEAAIILGTIAGIFGSLRDPILGLPAFLLVFLGLAGGIFVGMIAGALAEVLNVIPILAKRLNMDGEIIILLMAVVLGKIAGSLFQWLYFIHQ from the coding sequence ATGATTATTGAAGGGCTCGCGATCGTGTTCATTGCTTTGAGCGGAGGGCTAGCAGTTGGTTCTGGCTTTGTTGCTTTCCTGACAGTATTAGGAATTGTCCCGCGCCTGGCTCAAATTTCTAAAACTGTTGATAAGGTAGTGTGGTACGAGGCGGCAATTATTCTTGGGACAATCGCAGGAATTTTTGGGAGTTTAAGGGATCCCATTCTTGGTTTGCCCGCCTTTTTGCTTGTATTTCTTGGGCTTGCAGGCGGCATTTTTGTCGGGATGATTGCTGGTGCGCTTGCGGAAGTCTTAAATGTAATTCCAATTCTTGCTAAAAGGCTGAATATGGATGGGGAAATTATTATTTTACTTATGGCTGTAGTATTGGGGAAAATTGCTGGATCGTTATTTCAATGGCTTTACTTTATCCATCAATAA
- a CDS encoding stage V sporulation protein AE: MQRRVILITDGDEYARKAVECVAAEVGGRSISLSSGNPSILSGPEIVALIKLATNDPVLVMFDDSGLVGEGAGETALKYVASHPDIEVLGIIAVASKTHQAEWTKVDICIDRDGELTPYGVDKHGVQEMDIGRIYGDTVYCLDGLNVPIIVGIGDIGKMARRDHFSSGSPITRKAVELILERSGYDVGQENRAGAPSQITE; the protein is encoded by the coding sequence ATGCAAAGAAGAGTCATACTCATTACAGATGGTGATGAATATGCAAGAAAGGCAGTAGAGTGCGTCGCAGCGGAAGTTGGGGGGCGAAGCATTTCTCTATCATCTGGCAACCCCTCTATACTCAGCGGCCCTGAAATTGTAGCCTTAATTAAACTCGCTACAAATGATCCAGTTCTCGTCATGTTTGATGATAGCGGACTAGTTGGGGAAGGGGCAGGCGAGACTGCATTAAAATATGTTGCCTCCCATCCGGACATCGAGGTCCTGGGCATCATCGCTGTTGCCTCCAAAACCCACCAGGCAGAGTGGACGAAGGTTGACATATGCATTGATCGGGACGGGGAATTAACCCCTTATGGTGTGGACAAACACGGAGTTCAGGAAATGGATATTGGAAGAATATATGGGGATACCGTATATTGCCTTGATGGACTTAATGTGCCAATCATTGTGGGAATCGGGGATATAGGAAAAATGGCTAGAAGAGATCATTTTTCCTCAGGTTCCCCCATTACAAGGAAGGCTGTCGAGCTTATTCTTGAAAGGAGCGGTTATGATGTTGGGCAAGAAAACAGAGCAGGGGCTCCTTCCCAAATCACTGAATGA
- a CDS encoding spore germination protein: MLGKKTEQGLLPKSLNEIESYMKENAGLGKSFDLGVRKLRVLRKDVHFYYVNGLCDTSYIMEIMEELIEGDSKGKLSSGIFPFIEQHLVHQTVNRVRTLEEFVTAVLSGMIVFVIEGEGVGLSADTRGYPGRQPQEPDTEKVVRGSRDGFVENIILNTALTRRRIRDERLRFEILRVGERSKTDIAIGYIENVADPCLVEKIRKEIEKIKVDGLPMADKTVEEFIVNQGFNPYPLVRYTERADVASVHLLEGHVLIYVDTSPSVIIAPATYFHHVQHAEEYRQSPAVGTFVRWARFLGIFSSIFLLPLWFLFVIEPSLLPENLSYIGPNEKSSIPIIVQLLLADLGIEFLRIAAIHTPTPLSTAMGLVAAVLIGQIAVDVGLFVSEVILYVAVSGIGTFTTPSYELSVANKIARFFLLIITAFFHLPGFVIGMTVYLLFLIRIKSFEIPYFWPFIPFEPRAALQIIVRRAVPGATLRPRIIFAGNRQRQPSK; encoded by the coding sequence ATGTTGGGCAAGAAAACAGAGCAGGGGCTCCTTCCCAAATCACTGAATGAAATAGAGTCGTACATGAAGGAAAATGCAGGACTTGGAAAGAGTTTTGATCTCGGGGTTCGCAAGCTCCGGGTCCTCCGCAAAGATGTGCATTTTTATTATGTGAATGGCTTGTGTGACACCTCTTATATTATGGAAATCATGGAAGAACTGATTGAAGGTGACTCTAAAGGGAAATTGTCTTCGGGTATTTTTCCATTCATTGAACAGCATCTTGTACATCAGACTGTCAATAGGGTTCGTACACTAGAGGAATTTGTGACAGCAGTCCTTTCAGGTATGATTGTATTCGTTATTGAAGGTGAAGGGGTCGGTCTGTCTGCAGATACAAGGGGATACCCAGGCAGACAGCCACAGGAGCCGGATACGGAAAAGGTTGTCAGGGGTTCTCGGGACGGCTTTGTTGAAAACATTATTCTGAATACTGCTCTTACCAGAAGAAGAATCCGTGATGAACGCCTCCGATTTGAAATCCTGCGAGTAGGGGAACGCTCCAAAACTGATATCGCAATCGGATATATCGAGAATGTAGCAGACCCGTGCCTTGTTGAAAAGATTAGAAAGGAAATAGAAAAAATTAAGGTTGATGGGCTACCCATGGCTGACAAGACAGTGGAGGAGTTCATAGTCAATCAGGGATTCAATCCATATCCACTTGTCAGATATACGGAGCGGGCTGATGTAGCGTCGGTCCATTTGCTCGAGGGGCATGTGCTAATTTATGTGGACACATCGCCTAGTGTCATCATTGCACCCGCAACATATTTCCATCATGTACAGCATGCGGAGGAATACAGGCAATCTCCTGCCGTTGGTACTTTTGTTAGATGGGCCAGGTTCCTTGGTATTTTCTCATCGATATTCCTTTTGCCACTCTGGTTTTTGTTCGTAATTGAACCCAGCCTCCTGCCAGAGAATCTATCCTATATAGGTCCAAATGAAAAAAGCAGCATCCCGATTATCGTGCAGTTGCTTTTGGCCGACCTGGGAATTGAATTTTTAAGGATTGCAGCCATTCATACACCAACACCACTTTCAACTGCAATGGGCCTCGTAGCAGCTGTTCTAATTGGCCAAATTGCAGTCGATGTAGGGCTTTTTGTATCGGAAGTTATTTTATATGTGGCGGTATCAGGTATTGGGACCTTTACGACCCCAAGCTATGAGCTTAGCGTCGCCAATAAAATAGCAAGGTTCTTTTTGCTAATTATCACAGCGTTCTTCCATTTACCGGGTTTTGTGATTGGCATGACAGTGTATCTGTTGTTCTTAATCAGAATCAAGTCATTTGAGATACCGTATTTTTGGCCGTTTATACCGTTTGAGCCCAGAGCAGCATTGCAAATAATTGTACGGCGGGCAGTCCCTGGGGCGACACTCAGGCCAAGAATTATCTTTGCTGGCAATCGCCAGCGGCAGCCTTCTAAATGA